A genomic segment from Nicotiana tabacum cultivar K326 chromosome 7, ASM71507v2, whole genome shotgun sequence encodes:
- the LOC107832384 gene encoding leucine-rich repeat extensin-like protein 6, whose protein sequence is MKFINLAVFGFFFIIFFFSKPSFQASPPPPPIKYDQNPRLFNAYIALQAWKHVMTSDPRNFTKNWYGYKVCNYTGVYCAPVPDNPKITTVAGIDLNHANISGYLPEDLGLLTDLAVFHINSNRFSGTIPKSFSKLQLLYELDVSNNLLCGEFPSVVLSLSSLKFLDIRYNQFEGNVPSRLWDRKLDALFINNNNFQFTWPKNLGNSPVSALVMANINITGCIPPSIAKMGKTLNQIILMNASLNGCLPQELGFLKNVTVFDVSFNNLVGKLPETMAGMKKLEHLNVAHNKLSGEIPASICSLPRLKNFTYSYNYFCDEPKICLKLKDKNDKKNCIPYRPSQRSVNECKAFYSRGPVDCRSFGCGSRSPPPPPPPPPPPPPPPPPKSHYYHYP, encoded by the coding sequence ATGAAGTTTATCAACTTAGCCGTTTTTGgcttctttttcatcattttcttcttctcaaaaccCTCTTTTCAAGCTTCCCCTCCTCCACCACCAATCAAATATGACCAAAACCCTAGACTTTTCAATGCTTACATAGCTCTACAAGCTTGGAAACATGTCATGACTTCTGACCCTAGAAACTTCACCAAGAATTGGTATGGATACAAAGTTTGCAACTACACCGGAGTTTACTGTGCTCCGGTACCAGATAACCCTAAAATCACTACCGTTGCCGGAATTGACCTCAACCATGCAAATATTTCCGGTTACTTGCCTGAAGATCTTGGCCTGTTGACAGATTTAGCCGTTTTCCATATAAACTCCAATAGATTTTCAGGCACTATCCCAAAATCCTTTTCTAAGCTCCAACTTCTCTATGAACTTGACGTGAGTAACAATCTTTTGTGTGGTGAATTTCCTTCGGTTGTTCTTTcactttcttctttaaaatttctTGATATTAGGTATAACCAAttcgaaggaaatgtcccttcTCGACTCTGGGATCGAAAACTGGACGCCCTTTTCATAAACAACAACAATTTTCAGTTTACATGGCCTAAAAACTTAGGAAACTCGCCGGTTTCTGCTTTGGTTATGGCAAATATCAATATCACGGGATGTATACCACCAAGTatagcaaaaatggggaaaacgcTAAATCAGATTATTCTCATGAATGCTAGTTTAAATGGATGTTTGCCACAAGAACTAGGGTTCTTGAAAAATGTGACGGTTTTTGATGTAAGCTTTAACAATCTTGTTGGGAAGTTGCCGGAGACAATGGCGGGCATGAAGAAATTGGAACATCTCAACGTGGCACATAACAAGCTCTCCGGCGAGATTCCGGCGAGTATTTGCTCGTTGCCGAGGTTGAAGAATTTCACCTACTCTTATAATTATTTCTGTGATGAACCGAAGATTTGTCTCAAGTTGAAggataaaaatgataagaagaatTGTATACCCTATAGGCCATCACAACGTTCAGTTAATGAATGTAAGGCTTTTTATTCACGAGGTCCAGTTGATTGccgttcatttggttgtggatcAAGAAGTCCTCCACCACCCCCGCCACCTCCTCCACCACCGCCACCGCCACCTCCTCCGAAATCACATTATTACCATTATCCGTGA